TATGTCACACAATcactattttatgttatatcataagatttttttgtaaacttaattacatttaagATTAGAGATGGAGCATCAAGAAGGGAACGAGAGAACACTACCACTGTCGTAGCAGGCCATGTGCAACGACTCAACCGAGATGAGAACCTCACAGGATTTTTGAGAAGAGCTGGACACCACAATGATGGATACGTACAAGGCATAATCGGACCATATCCacgggtaaaaatatttttaattttatttaaattttgaaaattaattaatatgattgttttattttttaataggatCTGTAAATTGTCCTTGTTGCGTTTGTTGTGCGGTACCATAAGGagcaatattgttaatatacctTAAATcgtcaatacaatttaaaatatattttaataaacttaaaatagcatatcacttgttttaaatttgttttatcaatTATCCCTAATGAATTGTTCTAcagtagttttaaatattttgttattttaaataaataaattattaaatgtaatgaaTACCATGTTATTTGTAAGTTTATTTTACTcagttacctattttatataacttgtaaagtattgtataatttaaaagaaaagtcAGCATTTAATGTGATTCATTCAAAggaatgtatttaaaaaaaaagcagtACTTTCAATCCATTGTTGTACATGCACCTTAATCATTGCATAGgctatttttatagtataatatacagtgcgGGTGTTTCAGTGTTATTATACATCTGATTGTgtgatacttataataaattattattgtactttaaaaatattttagtataaagtgatcagaaaattaaaactaaagttGAAAGTAAAATAGTTAAGTAGAGTACTAGAGACCTGAAAACAAACTAAATTCTtagataggtataaaaaaattacacatgagtttataacattattgaattattgtttCATCAGACATAATATAGTTAGTACATTAGTAAagcatattttaattagtaaatgGTTATTAAAGTAAGTAAGAAAATGTATCAGAAGATTAAACCACAGAAATTACgataaggtactatataacTATTAGATATTTTACGTATCACTAGTAAAGGCTGATAAAAAAGATTTTGCactatagtaattaattattttaattatatttttaaaattgaatcacTCATAAGAGCCTAATTCAATTTCCTAAAAAGAAGAACTGACTCGTTGATGTCCTTAATATTATCCCTACTTAATCAATCCTAttagtaatttgtaatatatcaaacaagggtttaatgttataaaatgtcaaatacaaattttaatatttattatttttttataattagtttatggaataaaattaattgttttttctagttagtatagtattagtatactataatgttatagaGGACTTTGCGCCGTATCGATGGGTACCAATATCGAGGTAATCCGACTTTTGGTTCGGGAGTTATGATTTTTCGTGTGTTTTTTGTACTTAGAAAATTACGTAATTTTGGGTTTTGGGTTTTCGTTTGATCACTACGAAAGTCGAGATTCTGGTTTTCTGGTGTACGAGAATTCAAAAAGGCTCTATAGTCGAAGTACGTACGACCATTATTTCCCCCTTAATCGAAGtagcaaaaagttaaaaaacgcGTTATGTGATTATTCGTATAACCACACGTTTCCTTATGGTAAACGTCTGTATAacgttttaagtaataattattctgaACTTTTTTTTCGCATTTATCTTAGTAAGCTTATAgctcattataaattaatgtaaattgataggtatatatgtataaaatattcactctaatataatatatatattttagctaACACAAAATTGGAAGTACATTTTGAAGGACTAGCTTATTCAATATGGATTGTATCGTCTTGAAATATTCAAGGTTCAATGCAGCGACACTTCTAGATCAAATGTCTGTTCTTAAAAACCCCACGTATCGTATTTAAGTTTGAGAAATTGGCAAAACAAAATTTcccgccaattttttttttgaaaaaattaaattttagtcacaACATTTACCcccttaataattgagttaataaactttttaaaactggGAACTAGTCTAGGGACGCTTCTGCTTCGATCCTTGAAGGTTTCATAAAGATACGACTTTTATTGAACGATTTAGGTTTTTAGACAGgtttttcaaattcgtattatatcgaaaacctaaatcattcaatataagTCCTATCGTTATGAAACCTTCAAGGATCGAAGCAGAAGCGTCCCTAGACTAGTTtccagtttttaaaagtttattaactcaattattaagggGGTAAATGttgtgattaaaattaaaattttgaataaaaaattgactGGAAATTTTGTTTTGCCAATTTGCCAATCTTTAGATCGATACGCGACTTTTTCGAGAACAGAAACTTGATCTAAATGTGTCACTGCATTGAACCTTGAAGATTTCAAGACGATACAATCCATATTGAATGAGCTAGTACTTCGGAGTACTAAGAGCTTAGTTTTGGATAAACTAGGTAAAGAATAGTAAGAATATCTTACATTAACAAACATTGACTACTCAACTCTGATTCAGCTCATTTAGATCAATTATTTCTTCTATGGACCATCAcaagtttttcttttcacctTTTTATCCTTACggttaatttttgtatatttaattgttattagtgCTTTATATACTTAAGTGTTTTTTACCGAAACATATAATGGAtagtatttattgataaaatgttaactattataatatactatacaggcataaatattctaaatttaagacacaatttatttaaaagatataatttaaaataatatttttttttgttgtttgaaACACTACTTACATGTTCAAATGTATTATggttaaaattattagataatttaatatatttttgtttaatcacaatgtaaaatataatgatttaaaaaaaactaaataaataattattttttaattcaattagcAATCACATACATACTTAAATATTGACTAATGCCCGTATGTATAGTCAAGTATGTAGCACATAAGACATTTAGACATGTTAAATTATGCCTTATGTGACACATAAATTTACTGTGCAAATTAACATAAGATATAAAAGTGTTCAAtaaaaaggaataataataataattattagaaaataattagttatttaaccCTAGATAACTAACCGTATTTATCCGCCATTATTTCTAACCATTCGTCAATATGACGaatgctataaatattatgaacaattaacgatttttaataggttaaatttaataaatcataaatataattattaaaaacacagtAATTCAACTTTTggataactatttattataaaaataataataaaaaaaaaatggtgaatTGAagatttttgttgatatttgatatttttggccTTTAAAAACACTGACCGACACTGACTGAAAATCTTAAATTTCGCATTTTTGGCTGattcaaaatgtacattttatgtaGATCGTTACAAGAAACCAATTAATATCAATGGTTTATTGGATCAggttttttcaagttttttggagttatacaataatatttgaatcgcaccataattattatacggtaattcttgaacataaaaatatataaattaatgcgTATAATTTGTAGGGGAAATTTTGGATTCTATGTTGGTACAGCTGCTGTTTGGGATttgctggttttttttttttatcctccATGAAATTTCGGGAGAAGTACCTGATGCCCCTAGGGAACCGCTCAATTCTAGGCGTGGTATCGTTTCACTTTCAAGGAAGCTAATCTGCTCAAGGAACATACAAGACGAGACGACACAAGAACAAACAagatacgataataataattaataaacacgtgtttaaacctacagtaccctcccccatagttaaaaaccacccaatggcctaagttgccacgggttaattaatgaaaaataattaatatagtaatattataatttcacaacGTAATTTGGTCCccctatatattatgctattggTGTTTGGACCCCAGAAATGTCAGTTAGACCAGTGTTTtagaatttacataatattataacttataagtaatttgtatcctaaatttaaaatttcgatAACTCATTATAAAATGGTCACACTGAAGTACCAGTAATACATTATGGTACATTTAAATCTCTTCcaacctataataaaaaaaatgttacttagACCCACGGACTAAGATTAACAAGACTGGAAACGAACATTTATCATCTAAACATTCTAAACAAGATCTGTTACGGAAAGTTGACGGGCGATCGTAGCgacaaaattgaataattcaCTGAACAATCATACAACAGTGTATGAAGCTGATGAAAAAAGATAATTAATACAAAGAGATGGCGCCACAAACGCTCGTTGACTATTCGTAACAGATGgggattttttgatttttcataatataccgTTTACCATTGTTCGTTTCCAGTCCTGTTAATTTGGTCCGTGCTTGGACCCTAACATCACTTATCCCCTCCCCTTTAGTCGTGCATCGATATTGATTTCAACTTTTGAAATAAACTGTATTTAATGACGTATCATAAAGACAGTAggtacaaatttcaaaatactgtcataatattaaatttactaattgTGTAGATCCTGACTGTAGCctctattataatttgatgtGCTCACTCTCCAAAATAACAatcacaattaaataataataataatacaacaattagATAACACTCAGCTATTGTGATAATTAAAGCTTCCTCGCTTTCACAcagtgtattaaatatttaaatgtatgcttagtttaaaaataataattttaaaaatataatgttaaatatgtattaatttttgtgttattttttatgtaaagcAGTAGTATAAAGAAACAAAGTCCAAAGCCTCATgaacaacatcaattatttgtttaattcaaataattgtattttaatattgaaacagAAAGTTGTACTAATACAAATTTGGAGaaaaacaatagtaatttaaataatatttagtttattttatttacactttaaGTGTCGATATTAATATAaccaaatgaaaacaaaaaattgtcaaaatatttgagcattttattttagttgttataGTCCCAAATCAgtcaaaatcatttaaaaacagtGTTcagttaatttaagttaatttactaTGATTAAACAACCAGTAAACATAAAAGTTTTtgggttaaatattattaaattaattataactaaaagtTATCCAAAAGTAACTGCAAGTACTATTAGTATGCAATTTTGAATCTATAGATATCTCCAAATATTCCTAAAcagaaatgtttaatataatagaaCAATATTTACCATTGaaaaaccaacaaaattaaataaatgcattaGACTTAGtacattaattacaaatatggTATAAGAAACATACTTATTTATCTTACTTTATTGATACTgcatgtacctattaaatatttatcaatatttaagaaatcaggaacaattaattatagactactataaaagtataaaatatatatcctcaaatatgtatttttcatacaagttaatgtataaataacataaaaataactcatttatgataaaaataaatgtagttacAAAACATAGCTTAATGAtaaagtaactataaatatcaCCTATAATCATAACTTattgtataaatcataaatgtaaattaatttcacagttcaaaaaaaaaaattatttttaatacatagtataatgGGAGCAGTAaggataacattattatgttttaataagaaaaatagcatacatttaaaaaataatatatcagttaGCTGATGTTTCTCCTCTAATTGCCACAGATGTATTTGAACCAGACCTTCGTTTCTTCTTAGGTGGTTGTTCTTCAGCCTCATTTGGTCTTTTATTGCCAATTATTTCTTCATCACTTTCCTATATCAATAATACAACagcattaaaaatacaatcttTCATTAATTACTCAACTTAATTCAATTCTACTTACATCTGAATTATTTTGTTTGCTAAGCATATCCTGAACTTTCTGTACATTGAGTCTGAAGTCACGGGTAGCAGTGAGTTTGAGATTCTTTAACAAGTTTGGATCCTATTTATTGAACATGGTTTAACaacacattgtattattatatttatataatataatcaaaactaCCGactcgtaaaataataaaaaaaatattagtaaaataataaccttGCACTTTTTCCCCAATTTAGTAATTAGGTTCACGAATAGTTCCAATTCAGTAACTACTCTGGGAATGTAAGAAGCTTGGCGACgggtttgattttttaattgaacaGACTTTTTCTCCTTATCCGTTAATGGTCTATCGTACTgaaatataaatgtgtaatttattatgaacatAGTTGgtgaaatataaatcaattaaaagtattataccTCTATGAACATGATAAACTTAGAAACATTTGGTGACAGTTGATCATTGACAATTTCGGACAATTTACCCAATCTAAAAAAggaaatttaacattattatacactgtaaaatatttcaaaaacaagaGTTTACTCAACAAAGCTTGCTTGTACACCGGTTCGTTTACGGTTGAACGCGATAAGAAATGTTTGGTAACCACATTGATGGTTCGATAGACTTGGtacaataaattgaaaacagacTCTGTACATTGACCCAATGGGATAACTGTTTTTGTGAATGAAGTTGCGGACAAAACCACTAAAACGATACGATGACAGATAGCTTTTTCTCGAGATTTCAGTCGGTCTTGAcaaataatctttatttttcTTTGTGATGCATTTAACTCAGCCTTGATTCGAGATAAACATTGCATGACATGATTTAACTCATTGCACAAGCTTTGACACAAGACAGGACATAACATTGTTCGGTTCCAAGTTGTTATTAATCTCAATGGCTTAATTTGTGATTGGTTGGTTTTATGAGACTATTGAAACATAACAAagcaaaacatttaattaacaataaacacactataatcaaatattaaacacgttttaataataatatttaataaaaatacactgttaatgtgttaataaaattaaaaattaaaatatcaaaaaaaaataattaggttaATGTAGGTAGACCTATATTTTTGGTATTAGTCTAAATTAATAAGAGCGAAGTAAAAATAGTGATAGtccaaagaaaatattattaatagtggaaaatttaaaaaggcTGAATGCATAggtgatatttataatatgtgtaaacaATTACGAGATAGCTCATTGGGAATATTGAAGTGTATATGTTACTGGTAAAGTACGAAAATCAGGTAATGTGAACAATACCCATGTCTattggataaataaaaaatattatttgtaaaacatttattttgtacattaacAGGGTAATTTGTACATTATCTACTTTTAAGTAAGTGGATAAAgtgttatgataaaatatcaactggtaatatttctgtaataaaataataaaatataaatttttctttgtaGATATGAATCATGATAAAACGTGTGCccgatattgtataattttaaacttcagtATGGTGCTATCGGTTTTTGAGTTCACTTATTCAGCTtgttaaagttttattatttttaatctaataaaatatgttctcgAAAAGAGAAATTTTTAAAgagtttcaataaattaattaatgaaaataatgagaATTCTGTGTATTTAacagaatcaaaatattatggcaTACCCAGTGGCGGCTTGTGGTTTGGACGACAGGACGATCACACCCCCtactaaaattaactaaatgaagaaaattaattgaataatattcttcattttacatttttaaaaaatattgcaatatttaaatagtaaaatagttataaattacctattagtTACTACCTACTTTACATTTGTCTATTACATTAATTGTCGCGTGCGAACTTGTTATTTTTCTCAGATACCAGGAGCATATGGGTATGCCGTAAACATGCACACACGAATAGTGTTTGGACGACCGATAGCGTCGTCCAAACAATATTCGTATTACACATGTATAAGCGTGATGCGCTGCAATAATGTACGTGCGGGTACGTTTATTGTTGCTACAATGTTATATACGAGTTTGGACGACCAGCAGCGTCGtccatacagtaaaatatttatatattactatattgggtaatttgtttttaaaattaacagcgTTGTCGGTTGCtaatcgctattattattatttgaatttccatTTTCTACTGCGACCTGCGGCTATATAAAAAGTAAGatgcatatttttgtatatttaaataatttgttatacctatggCTACCGCTATTATATTAAAGTCGCACCCCAACCACCAGCACCCACAAGCCGCCACTGCGCATACCTAATATTAGAAATTAaccaggaaaaaaataaataaatcatacagATTTCAAAAGAGATACGGCATTATTAGCAGTGTCGGCCTGGCACACAAAAGGCCCATGGATCAGTTTTTTTAAGGGGCCCCATTATGGAATACAACATTTACTTGACATTTTGGGGAAAAAAATGCCCACTACCTTTTTtccttaaaaatacatttattcaaattctgatttataGAATTTTGAAGTAGTTATACCCAAAgacaatatattcaaattcctgatattttttgtacttatattagTGTTTAGTGGCtatacaaacttctttttttcaaatgagaaactccttttttactgcaaattatttagcagatgaTTTTCTTGTAAATGTAGATGTATCtaaatgtacattatttttttttactttgtgaaaagtaaaaaaataggatttctattttaaaaacagaagtttgtgtAGTAAAAACATCAatcttaaatggtataaaaaatctcaagtattcaaaaatcttcaagagaatttaaaaattctaaaaatcagaaattgAAGATAATATGTACAATTCAAGTAAAAAAATAGGGTTagcataggtacttaaaaaatcaCTACGTGTAACATTAACGCAAAGCCAAAGAGGGGAATCATTCATTAAGTAATaaactatgaaattattaaaatattttaaactgcaaaataaataataattaaataaatatttatataataataataattaaatattaacgaaattacgaaaaccaaaattatatttatattgcctaTGGAATTTTAACTTTGAAGACAAATCCATAAGCAatatacctatgcataatattattcacgtaAACTttcaaaagtaaatgtaaaatctttatcattgtttaatatttaattataaatacatataggtataagtagATGTTTAGTGTTATAaatcatacatatttttgtatgcaatattttaatgaacacAAGGTGGGTGAGCGGGGCCCTCGTGGCCCGTCATAGCCCATTGTTTTTAAGGAGAGATATAAAACCTAACTTAAATTGCAATACCTAGCACAATTCATCCAAAAAAACCTCCTCCTATTTATTACTTGAAActtgtactattataatttatagtgccCTGCTCACACTATAATAATAGGCAAACATCTGGGCCATGTAAAGACAAATTGTGTACGGTTAAATATATCGATAAATACCTTACTCCCTATATAGACCAGGCACAcgccaaacaaataaaaaaaaaaaagcggctaagtggatgtcgctctgctgtacagtagaatacaagtgggtcaatgaacaatggattgtattaaacttataCAAGACCCTAAAAATATCGGAGGGGCTCGGCCGCGTTCGCAGCTCAGCGGCTATGGCCAGGCCGACACTGATTATTAGTATCGGTGGAGaagacaaattaatatttctaatgtTGATAGCAGTACAGATATTCTATACTACACTATAAACAAAAACATCTATGACATGTTGTATGATATACATTTAAGTATTGAGCAAGGTGGAAAACATAGCCGAAGTTAAAAGAAAGTATAAGAATATAACACAAAAAGCCTATCTAAATAAGTGTCTATCTATTTAAAATTGgttgaatgtttattttccCCCTGTGTCACTCTCCTATCAAAACCAGTTGGCCTATGGCAGGGTGTTGCGTGGGGATTCAGTTTTGGTCGGTGCACGGCATGATCTCTTGTAAGACAAAGTATAGGTTATGTGTACTTTTTTTTGGGATTTCGTATTTATACTTTCCCCTATTTTTTCTTTGCTATCATTACATTCACTATTTTGGCCTAGacccatttttttaaacttctcTCACAGTCGACAAATAATCCTAAATAATATGCTTGatgaaatagtttttatgatCTTCAAACAATTTACTCACTTTACTTATTCGACCAAATGAATAGCACAAATTGTTAATTGTAGTAGCTAACATTATAGGATCTTCTTGGTTTGCCGAATGCATCTCTAGCAAGAGAGTTAAGAATTCTTTGGAGTtgtttgaatttgaaaatgaatatttttcggCCACCATAGATAGCCAAGTCAATATCTATAGGAAAGGAACAGTTTAATTACATttcattacataaatattaattataattacctgtTTGACTTTAGGatccttattatttttgatgccATGACATACAACAGACACACATCCGATTAGATGAGATTCTATTAGATCGTAAGTTTCTTTATCATCATTATCTTCGTATTGGATAGTACTGTCATCGATTTGATTCATTTGTAATATTTCGTCTAAATATAATCTCATATTACGCAGCACATTGAATATTTCTCCCGATTGGTCGTTTGAATCATCTTTgtctaataattgataatataatcattaattatttaaaaaaaaaacacatattagcAAAATTTGTATAAACTTACTGGAgtcagaaaaaaatttatccaaatttttataatacgaaTTGACAAgttttattgtttgtaaataacAATCCAATCCCAATTCAAGAACCGTTTGACtgaacttaattttttcacgAACATCAAATAGAAAATAGTCGTAAAGCAATCTAGTAACATtagtttgataaataataaataatatatgcacaAATAATATGAAAGCTAAAATTCTTACTTTGtcaatttacatatattttcgtACAAATTACGAGGTTTTATATCACGCGAAAGCAAGTTCTTCACTTCCATCAAATGTGTTTGTACTAGTTTTAACACAAATTCCCAAAGtcttacattttgttttaatgatacAACATTAAGTTCAGACGTccaattaacatttttactaaaacataaaatttaaaactgtttttaacCTCATAGAAAATTggaattgataaatataaagtaaGTCTTACGCAAGTAATGAAAGAAACTTATACAATACATCAAAATCTAAATGAATTGCAGGTTCAACAAATTTAGTGGTTGTTCCAGTTGTTtcagctttattttttttatttcctttaTCCTTTTTCTTATTAGTTTTGTCCGATGCCTAAAACAGTAGAACATGAATGACATTTCCTTCAAACGGAAAAAACAAAGTTACCATAACagcttctaaaatattattgtatttagaaaATAACTTTTGTAGTTTTTCACAGCATTCTTTATCTTGGTCAGAGCTACACCATGAATTTACAATATAGACCATAAAGGCCTGGTAAACACACAGAATTTGTTTGATTACATCTACATATTCTGTTGTATCACAAATTATATCTAGTAAACAGTCACTTTCGttctaaaacaaacaaataaaaccaataatattgtatttgaacTAACAAAACACGGATCTTACTGACCACTTTTATTTCGTCTGTATTGCATTCACTGTAGAAATTTACCAGTTGATAGAGTAGTTGTTTTAATTCATCGATTTTTGCATACTCTTTATTATCATTAAGCTGCATATTTGTAACCAGTACGTGTTGAGCCAGTAAAATCAACTCATCTAATGGCTCCTAAAAATAATGCATCATATAATTTAAGAACATAAAAAATTGAGATTAACTCACTTGCACGATAGGTTTATTATCTTTTCCTATGACTATGGACTTgtcaaattttaatgattttttgttttctgcTACTACAAGTCTGTTACACCATAAACTCATGTGGTCTAATAGCAAACTATTGACACAAACACATAATTCGTTATTGTGTGAAGTCACTCTAATCAATCCTCTATAAAGTGATTGTTTGATTTCAGATTTTTggtaaaaacatgttttaagtGAATCCAAAATTTccaaacaaattgttttattattttctgaacTATCGTCAGAATCAAGAGCTGAATGAATATCCACAGAATCTCTATCAAGAACCAtctataatcataaatatttgtcaaaatatcaGTTTTATGTAGTtaagtacattgtacatattatgtataaccaATTGTATGCGTGTGACATATGTTCTCGTCTTGGGAATAAGTGCAgggataattattttttttatttatttttaacgatcAATAAGTAATTTGAGTTTtccttattcattttttttgaatCAAACAAACTTATgtcaaaaaatcaattttgttttagacTGGGTTTAAGGTCAGAAGATTTCATTCTATAATGcaacaacataatttataagttatgtaCTTTATAATGAGAAAAAGCCTTGGCAAGCGTTTACTACAGTTAATCAGggaaaacttattaaaattttcCTTATTTTTGGTATCAAATTTAACAGTTTGAAATGGATAACAAGTTATCTAAAGAATATAAGACAAATGGTTAACATAAATGGTATTTTAggaaacagaaaaaatatagtaaatgaaGTACCCCATGGCAGTGTTCTTGGacccatatttttaattttggatgtaaatactatttttttcacgcctgcaccgaaagtttagttttgaTGACTGTTTAAGCGTTAGAAACCGACCTTTTCCATCCAGTGGggggtaaagtgggaatcctcATAGTGCCGGacggtaaaatggaaatcctCAAAAGTACTGGGCACACATATCATGCGTATCCTCTGCACAATtagacactaaaatctatactatggtccttacaaaacatacatttttgattacatcttatattcatattataacctccatgcatgatgcttaaaataaataaaaacgaatcgtttctttcatgaaatattgtttttgttaattgtctagttgttgcatagatcccagcctgcattacctttgccgtaaTAGCGTTATCAATAAACGCaggggcgtgacaaaaaatagtatttgtGGCTCGTGCAGGAAGGCTTATACATTACAAATTGCGgtcccgcgactga
This genomic window from Metopolophium dirhodum isolate CAU chromosome 1, ASM1992520v1, whole genome shotgun sequence contains:
- the LOC132936477 gene encoding Fanconi anemia group I protein homolog, producing MSFEKIKSLVELANNRLNSSEDFEQFQTFVTQELDLDTIHSLIDEKIDREDGPKVLEYILVGLSVKPDSQKIVENVYEYVLNAINNAEIPEKMKVCLISRLSLELNKLSTKQLIKFINMCKKDIEESNENCVQSWKELFPHILKIVSEIKLIRTEELEMTGADYKEMIITDICRFKVQPNISVALALMFRGTLLTEKEHELVIKTLCSYFGQMKPLEIPPILQQILHFCSSGDFLTLFCTLQKYFDDKYHLDQSNDENYALEIEGSEKKEFLEAESTVLFLLEDFAKVHSSFVNDITKYIKNSIGAPNMVFGPFMLAFLLTMSCCAPFEANVIDLVKKLVVQSLVEVENTQRSYWLKLHYTDIYDVYTQFQVFIKSEISSYEKIFKGLVNLGLSFLGTTVSIFKKNAEIINTVHQLGLFIIVSLVHKRSFITGSVLRKLTNFITSNPESNQYLECLHKLCKNQKLHVVENNTEILKLFKEIPIGMTDKVTCAVMPVLKTSTYLRDNIIMILRKELISKEYQLRHSAVLGFIEILCSVHLDSFTTLSQNTNSQDSWPGLFTQMVLDRDSVDIHSALDSDDSSENNKTICLEILDSLKTCFYQKSEIKQSLYRGLIRVTSHNNELCVCVNSLLLDHMSLWCNRLVVAENKKSLKFDKSIVIGKDNKPIVQEPLDELILLAQHVLVTNMQLNDNKEYAKIDELKQLLYQLVNFYSECNTDEIKVNESDCLLDIICDTTEYVDVIKQILCVYQAFMVYIVNSWCSSDQDKECCEKLQKLFSKYNNILEAVMASDKTNKKKDKGNKKNKAETTGTTTKFVEPAIHLDFDVLYKFLSLLAKNVNWTSELNVVSLKQNVRLWEFVLKLVQTHLMEVKNLLSRDIKPRNLYENICKLTKLLYDYFLFDVREKIKFSQTVLELGLDCYLQTIKLVNSYYKNLDKFFSDSNKDDSNDQSGEIFNVLRNMRLYLDEILQMNQIDDSTIQYEDNDDKETYDLIESHLIGCVSVVCHGIKNNKDPKVKQILTWLSMVAEKYSFSNSNNSKEFLTLLLEMHSANQEDPIMLATTINNLCYSFGRISKSHKTNQSQIKPLRLITTWNRTMLCPVLCQSLCNELNHVMQCLSRIKAELNASQRKIKIICQDRLKSREKAICHRIVLVVLSATSFTKTVIPLGQCTESVFNLLYQVYRTINVVTKHFLSRSTVNEPVYKQALLGKLSEIVNDQLSPNVSKFIMFIEYDRPLTDKEKKSVQLKNQTRRQASYIPRVVTELELFVNLITKLGKKCKDPNLLKNLKLTATRDFRLNVQKVQDMLSKQNNSDESDEEIIGNKRPNEAEEQPPKKKRRSGSNTSVAIRGETSAN